A DNA window from Arachis duranensis cultivar V14167 chromosome 3, aradu.V14167.gnm2.J7QH, whole genome shotgun sequence contains the following coding sequences:
- the LOC107479936 gene encoding transcription factor GLABRA 3 (The sequence of the model RefSeq protein was modified relative to this genomic sequence to represent the inferred CDS: added 48 bases not found in genome assembly), translating to MLTENFKEQLALSVRSIQWSYAIFWSTSSTQPGVLSWGEGYYNGDIKTRKTSQGVELNSDQIGLQRSEQLRELYKSLKTVEASPQTKRPSAALSPEDLTDTEWYYLVCMSFVFNIGQGLPGKALAKGEPIWLCDAPSSDCRDFSRCLLAKSASIQTVVCFPFMDGVIELGTTDYVSEDLSLIQQIRTSFLDILDVGVHNVHGAFNAKQSQEVGGALISITSPNNSSNAFQANQPPDETFMVERINNGTSQVQSWQIMDDELSNAVHNSSDCVSQTLHSPENVASLPKGENLTDSAKDLQKCNNSKMTLVDPRSDDWHYQMVLSTLLKSSDQLIMGMHFQNFHQESSFTSWKKAGSVSYQRPRTGGSSQALLKKVLFEVPRMHLDGILEYQEENDFKEAVRTEADENGMNHVLSERRRRAKLNERFLTLRSMVPSITKDDKVSILDDAIEYLRKLEKRIKELEAHKDLTDREARTKRSPQDMVERTSDNYFNKTDNGNKSMAKKRKSRDIDDTRPEINSESLLKGSSTNDVAVNINENNEVVIEMKCPSRAGMFLKIMEAVSSLRLNFHSVQSSEVDGNLYFTLKSKLTGPTIVSAKRIKQTLQNVAFKC from the exons atgtTGACGGAGAACTTCAAAGAACAGCTTGCTTTGTCTGTTAGAAGCATCCAGTGGAGCTATGCAATATTCTGGTCTACTTCATCTACCCAACCCGG GGTGTTGAGTTGGGGGGAAGGATATTACAATGGAGACATTAAGACAAGGAAGACAAGTCAAGGAGTGGAACTCAATTCTGATCAGATAGGGTTGCAGCGGAGTGAGCAGCTTCGAGAGTTATACAAGTCCCTCAAAACTGTAGAAGCCAGCCCTCAAACCAAAAGGCCTTCAGCAGCACTGTCTCCGGAGGATCTCACAGATACAGAATGGTACTATTTGGTTTGCATGTCCTTTGTATTCAACATTGGCCAAGG GTTACCAGGAAAGGCTCTTGCAAAAGGTGAACCAATTTGGCTGTGTGATGCTCCTTCTAGTGATTGTAGAGATTTTAGTCGCTGTCTTCTGGCTAAG AGTGCATCCATTCAG ACAGTGgtgtgctttccttttatggaTGGGGTCATTGAGCTGGGTACAACTGATTAT gtcTCAGAAGATCTCAGTCTCATTCAACAGATCAGAACTTCCTTCTTGGATATTCTTGATGTCGGTGTTCATAATGTACATGGAGCATTTAATGCGAAACAATCTCAAGAAGTAGGAGGTGCATTAATCAGCATAACTTCTCCTAATAACAGTTCAAATGCATTTCAAGCCAATCAACCACCAGATGAAACATTCATGGTTGAAAGGATAAATAATGGCACCTCTCAAGTCCAAAGTTGGCAAATTATGGATGATGAATTGAGCAATGCTGTTCATAATTCTAGTGACTGCGTATCTCAAACTCTTCACAGTCCTGAGAACGTTGCTTCTCTTCCAAAGGGTGAAAACCTCACTGATAGTGCCAAAGACCTTCAAAAGTGCAATAACTCAAAAATGACATTAGTTGATCCTCGAAGCGATGATTGGCATTATCAGATGGTTCTTTCTACCCTTCTAAAAAGCTCAGACCAGTTAATCATGGGgatgcattttcaaaattttcatcaGGAATCAAGCTTTACAAGTTGGAAGAAAGCTGGGTCAGTGAGCTACCAAAGGCCAAGAACTGGAGGAAGCTCACAAGCTTTATTGAAGAAGGTATTGTTTGAAGTTCCTCGGATGCACTTGGATGGGATACTTGAGTATCAAGAAGAGAATGACTTTAAGGAAGCAGTGAGAACAGAAGCTGATGAAAATGGCATGAACCATGTTTTGTcagagagaaggagaagagcAAAACTAAATGAAAGGTTTTTAACCCTTAGATCAATGGTCCCTTCAATTACTAAG GATGACAAAGTTTCGATACTAGATGATGCAATAGAATACCTTAGAAAGCTtgaaaaaaggataaaagagtTGGAAGCTCATAAGGATCTAACAGACAGAGAGGCTAGAACTAAAAGATCACCTCAAGATATGGTGGAGAGGACTTCtgataattattttaacaaaacGGATAACGGCAATAAATCGATGGCGAAAAAGAGGAAGTCTCGGGACATAGATGACACAAGGCCAGAGATTAATTCAGAATCTTTACTAAAAGGAAGTTCTACTAATGATGTTGCTGTTAACATCAATGAGAATAATGAAGTTGTGATTGAAATGAAATGCCCTT GATTGAATTTTCATTCAGTTCAGTCCAGCGAAGTTGATGGGAATCTTTATTTTACCCTTAAATCTAAG CTCACAGGGCCAACTATTGTATCAGCAAAAAGGATCAAACAAACACTACAAAATGTGGCTTTCAAGTGTTGA